A stretch of the Acyrthosiphon pisum isolate AL4f chromosome A2, pea_aphid_22Mar2018_4r6ur, whole genome shotgun sequence genome encodes the following:
- the LOC100159038 gene encoding ancient ubiquitous protein 1 encodes MSPNIEVENLVEKSRFPKTVNETLGIIAYFPFGVILVVLRVFIAINALLLTVILSNYPNIRRPLLKMMSGVLGLIVVEKENSSIKNSRVLVSNYLSLFDHIALHLATGSFTPTTVFSRSVALYFGLISTLTDDNNTTESTVLKQFFANDNEKTLLLFPEGASTNGKCALLRFSNVPALISDNLQPVVLTITRPSFANINLSVLGSKNFTEVFWFFFVPFTKFEYKLLEVIRRCEDESNETLMSRVEIAISQELNISTSNITKNDKEEYKKKYFLELADNARKHNKHATLDNFEEDPEILRMAAQVTDVLPYVPQNVVVANLRRTRCVDITITNILDGTIKFTPLPQSSKVPKTTTKKTEPNNFGVGSFMERKAKLIDEARQRYIKKHGLHHLVQ; translated from the exons ATGAGCCCCAATATCGAAGTTGAAAATTTAGTGGAAAAATCAAG gtttcCAAAGACTGTAAACGAAACACTAGGAATAATTGCTTATTTTCCATTTGGAGTTATCTTAGTTGTTTTAAGagtttttattgcaataaatgcATTACTTTTAACAGTGATTTTGAGCAATTACCCAAATATCCGCAG ACCACTTCTAAAAATGATGTCTGGTGTTCTCGGATTAATTGTTGTTGAAAAAGAAAATTCTTCAATTAAGAACAGCAGAGTGTTGGTTTCaaattatttgtcattatttGATCATATTGCGTTGCACTTGGCAAcaggaagttttact CCAACAACTGTATTCAGTAGATCTGTGGCATTGTATTTTGGGCTGATATCTACATTAACTGACGACAATAATACAACGGAGAGCACTgtattgaaacaattttttgCCAACGATAATGAAAAAACATTGCTCTTATTTCCAGAAGGAGCTTCTACTAATGGAAAATGTGCTTTacttag ATTTTCTAATGTACCAGCCTTAATAAGTGACAATTTACAACCAGTAGTTTTAACAATTACTCGACCATCATttgcaaatattaatttatcagtgCTCGGATCAAAAAATTTTACAGaagtattttggtttttttttgttccattcACCAAATTTGAGTACAA ACTTCTCGAGGTGATTCGAAGATGTGAAGACGAATCTAATGAAACTTTAATGTCCAGGGTGGAAATAGCCATTTCACAAGAACTCAACATATCTACTTCAAATATTACAAAGAATGATAAA gaagaatataaaaaaaaatattttttggaattggCCGATAATGCTAGAAAGCATAACAAACATGCAACTCTGGATAATTTTGAAGAGGATCCTGAAATATTAAGAATGGCTGCACAAGTTACTGATGTTCTTCCATATGTTCCCCAGAATGTTGTTGTTGCCAACCTTA ggCGAACAAGATGTGTTGATATAACAATTACAAATATACTTGATGGCACTATTAAGTTTACTCCATTGCCACAGTCTTCCAAAGTACCAAAAACAACG accAAAAAAACAGAACCCAATAATTTTGGAGTTGGATCATTCATGGAGAGGAAAGCAAAATTGATTGATGAAGCCCGCCAACGGTACATTAAAAAACACGGACTTCATCACTTGGTACAGTGA